A genomic region of Dermacentor andersoni chromosome 9, qqDerAnde1_hic_scaffold, whole genome shotgun sequence contains the following coding sequences:
- the LOC126527499 gene encoding monoglyceride lipase-like yields MSASPTASSQLVRVDDSVSFLNSGGQNIVCKSWSADAEPRSALVFLAHGYAEHCHDPSYDALARALVGLGCYVFAHDHVGHGKSDGPRATVTSADVYVDDILSHVDTVRAKSSGKPVYLVGYSMGGLLVVRAVQRRPKDFAGMVLLAPLLGVEQVSWFKANLVRVLGRLLPSLPIAKTAVELACRDPVAVKQMNDDPLRYRGNVSAGWAAAIFSALEAAHAEVNVLELPIFIQHGSGDKLCDPDASFGFFKNAPSKDKSIKIYSDAYHSLLKEPEGVGQQALKDIVNWCSSRLPTEEETPAVQPRLSDQQQSDAATLTAMPSTA; encoded by the exons ATGAGCGCTTCACCGACAGCGTCGAGCCAGCTCGTCCGGGTCGACGACAGCGTTTCCTTCCTCAACAGTGGCGGCCAAAACATTGTCTGCAAGTCCTGGAGTGCTGACGCAGAGCCGAGGTC GGCGCTGGTGTTCCTTGCCCACGGCTACGCCGAGCACTGCCACGACCCCAGCTACGACGCCCTGGCTCGGGCGCTGGTCGGACTCGGCTGCTACGTGTTCGCTCACGACCACG TCGGCCACGGAAAGAGCGATGGGCCCCGGGCAACAGTGACGTCAGCCGACGTGTACGTGGATGACATCTTGAGTCACGTGGACACCGTCCGGGCCAAGTCCTCGGGCAAGCCTGTCTACCTCGTGGGCTATTCTATG GGTGGCCTCCTCGTCGTCCGAGCTGTCCAGCGCCGACCCAAGGACTTCGCAGGCATGGTGCTGCTGGCGCCACTTTTGGGCGTTGAACAGGTCTCGTGGTTCAAG GCGAACCTAGTTCGCGTTCTGGGTCGTCTGCTGCCCAGCCTTCCCATAGCCAAGACGGCCGTCGAGCTGGCGTGCCGGGACCCCGTGGCCGTCAAGCAGATGAACGACGACCCCCTGCGCTACCGCGGCAACGTGAGTGCGGGCTGGGCAGCCGCCATCTTCAGTGCGCTCGAG GCCGCCCACGCCGAGGTCAACGTTCTGGAGCTGCCAATTTTCATCCAGCACGGCTCCGGTGACAAGCTGTGCGACCCCGACGCCTCATTTGGTTTCTTCAAGAATGCTCCCAGCAAAGACAAGAGTATCAAG ATCTACAGCGACGCGTATCACAGCCTGCTGAAGGAACCCGAAGGTGTCGGCCAGCAAGCCCTGAAAGACATCGTGAACTGGTGCTCTTCGAGGCTTCCCACCGAGGAGGAGACACCGGCAGTGCAACCGCGCTTGTCCGATCAACAGCAGAGTGACGCAGCAACTCTCACAGCAATGCCTTCGACTGCATAA